One Coregonus clupeaformis isolate EN_2021a chromosome 33, ASM2061545v1, whole genome shotgun sequence DNA window includes the following coding sequences:
- the LOC121548666 gene encoding uncharacterized protein LOC121548666, with translation MADVHHSFLGLLVTVLYLLTGVSGNTLFLYSIVGGNVSLPCNNVIYPNCSSTIWNYGSIEEVRLGRVKKEELNNRADRLSLGSDCSLHVIDVRAEDAGVYICQQFLTEGGPQYGGDAPVHLSVLTMSSSSPVTDIKPDRPVTLRCSLHTHNGPGRCAPGMNQDVSLSWQGVDEADTGLIEAGTNVQGDSRYKVTQLSHCDITLNMTLQREDNNRKWRCQLTGKVEIFLDFIFKFSGTSNAVKLPISRIMLFVTLTVMAAIVTIHTTRRNLPPKALHPQAEEASGIELQVLEE, from the exons CTGCTTGTGACAGTTTTGTACCTGCTAACAG GTGTCAGTGGAAACACTCTTTTTCTGTACTCCATTGTTGGAGGTAATGTCAGTCTGCCGTGTAACAATGTGATTTATCCAAACTGCTCCTCAACTATATGGAACTATGGATCTATTGAAGAAGTCCGTCTTGGGAGGGTGAAAAAGGAAGAACTGAACAACAGAGCAGACAGACTGAGTTTAGGGTCTGACTGTTCTCTACATGTTATTGATGTCagagctgaggatgctggagTCTACATCTGTCAACAGTTCCTTACAGAGGGTGGACCACAATATGGAGGTGATGCTCctgttcatctgtctgttctaacta TGTCCTCGTCCTCACCAGTCACAGATATAAAACCTGATAGACCAGTAACATTAAGGTGCTCTCTGCACACCCACAATGGACCTGGCAGATGTGCCCCAGGCATGAACCAAGATGTTAGTCTGAGCTGGCAGGGGGTGGATGAGGCAGATACTGGGCTGATTGAGGCAGGTACTAATGTGCAGGGAGACTCAAGATACAAGGTCACACAGCTGTCTCACTGTGACATCACTCTGAATATGACACTCCAGAGGGAGGACAACAACAGGAAGTGGAGGTGTCAGCTGACTGGAAAAGTGGAAATCTTCCTGGATTTCATCTTTAAGTTCTCAG GTACCAGTAATGCTGTTAAGTTGCCCATCAGTCGCATCATGCTCTTTGTGACTCTGACCGTCATGGCTGCCATAGTCACTATTCACACAACAAGGAGGAACCTCCCACCCAAGGCTCTGCACCCACAAGCAG AAGAAGCCTCTGGTATTGAGCTTCAGGTCCTGGAGGAATGA